The DNA window TCTCCGTCACCAGTGCGTGCAGCTTGGCGGAGCGGCGCGCGCCGAGCACCACGTGATGGCCTTCGCCGGCGAGCTGGCGCGCCGTGGCAGGACCGCTGCCCCGGCTGGCGCCGGCAATCAGAATCACCTTTCGCTTGGTGTGTGCAACAGCAGTCATGATGCGGTCCTTTCAATGGCAATAAAACCAGCATGCATCATACGAACATCCGGCTTTGCTGCGAATGCACATGTCTATGTGTTTCTTGCCTAATCCTATACATCGACGATAGCCCCGTAGCCATCGCGGCCGCTTTGATGGATCATTCCTATTCGCCACCGTATTTTTGGAAGGACTTGAATTGGAACGGATGATCGCGCTGCACACCAGCCTGGCCAAGCACGACGGCTACACCGAGACGGCGCTCGAAGACGTGCGCCTGACCCGCGCCACGCAAAGCGTGACGAAGGCGCCGGCCATGTCCGACCCCTGCATCGCCATCGTGCTACAAGGCCGCAAGCGCGCCCACTTCGGCGACGACGTGCTGCAGTTCGACGCCGAGCACTACCTGGTGGTCGCCATCCCCACGCCATTCATCAGCGCCACCGAGGCGTCGGTCGAGGAACCGTTCATGGGCCTGGTCATCCGCGTCGATCGCACCACGCTGGCCGACCTGATGTTCGCCATCGACCAGACCGCCAACGAGGTGCCGGCCATGCCCAAGGGGATGATGACCACGCGGATGGACGAGCGCCTGCGCGGAACCGTGCTGCGCCTGCTGGAGGCGCTGAGCTGCCCGCTGGAGGCGCGCGTGCTCGGGCCGGCCATCGTGCGCGAAATCTGCTTCCGCGTGCTGATGGGCGAGCAAGGGGCGGCGATGCGCGCCGCGCTGACCAGCCAGGGCCAGTTCGGCCGTATCGCCAAGGCGCTGCGCCGCATCCACGCCGATTGCGCGGCCGACATGGACGTCGGCATGCTGGCTGCCGAGGCCAGCATGAGCGTACCGGCCTTCCACGTGCACTTCAAATCGGTGACGCACTGTTCGCCGATCCAGTATCTGAAATCGGCGCGGCTGCACCAGGCGCGGCTGCTGATGGCGCGCAGCGACATGACGGCGCAGGCGGCATCGGCCCAGGTGGGCTACGAAAGCCCGTCACAGTTCAGCCGCGAGTTCAAGCGCTACTTTGGGCGCAGTCCCGGCGAGGAGGCCGAGGCGGTGCGCCGCATGCTGGCGCCCCAGCCGGCGGAAACGGCAAGGTTGCCGTAAAGATAATTTAAGCGTAGGATGCAGGGCGGATGCATTGCAAATAAATCAATGCCGCCACTTCCAGTCCCAACCTTAAGGAACTTTATGCGACTCTTGATTATCGCGGCGGCCGCGTTCGCCATTGCCGGCCCATCGTTTGCGGCCCCGTTCGAACCTGGCGTTTATCTCGGCGTCTCCGGCGGACGCGCGTCGGTCTCGTCCCAATACGCGGACAACAGCAGCGACTTTTCAGTCGGCGGCGCGATCGGCTACCAGTACACCCCCAACTTCGGCTTCGACGTCTACACACGCGGCCTGAGCCTCAATCCGTTCCGTGGCATGTACACCGAGGCAGGTTACTATCCGGATCGCACCTTTGGCATCGCCGTCCAGGGCACGGTACCGCTCAACGAGCGCTTAAGCCTGTTCGGCCGCGCCGGCGTCGGCCGTACCTCGATGCACGCCACCCGCAGCGATATGCCCGACCGCGACGAGACCGATCCGATGGTCGGCGTCGGCATCAGCTACGCCTTCAACCGCCACTGGTCGATCGGCGCGGACGTTAGCTATCTGACCAAAACGGAAGTCTCGCTGTATTCGTTCGGCGCGCGCTTCAATTTCTAGGCGCAACCGCGCACGATCCACTCGCTCAGGCTGTCGAGCGCTTCCCACGGCTCGCGGCCGTGGGGACGCAGCAGGAAATAACCGCGCCGCGTGCTCAGCGCCGGCGCCGGCAGCGTGACCAGCTGACCGTCCCGCACCAACTCATCGACCAACGGACGCCAGCCCAGCGCCACGCCGTGCCCGGCGATCGCCGCCTGGATCAACAACGGGTAATTGCCCAGGGTGAGGCTCGGAATATCGCCGCCGTCGGGCAGCCCCTGCAGCCGCGCCCAGTCCTGCCAGGTCATCCAGCGGTTTTGGCCGCCCCCACCCAAATGCAGCAACGGCAAGCGCAGCACGTCGGCGGACGCGCCGCCCGCTTGCGCATGCCGCTCCAGCCAGGCCGGCGCGCAGACCGGCACCACCAGCTCCGGCAAGATCTGCCGCGCATCGCAGCCG is part of the Oxalobacteraceae bacterium OTU3CAMAD1 genome and encodes:
- a CDS encoding SDR family oxidoreductase; its protein translation is MTAVAHTKRKVILIAGASRGSGPATARQLAGEGHHVVLGARRSAKLHALVTEIRNAGGSAEWFALDVSRPEEMREFLAFGEDVHKRIDVVINNC
- a CDS encoding AraC family transcriptional regulator; amino-acid sequence: MIALHTSLAKHDGYTETALEDVRLTRATQSVTKAPAMSDPCIAIVLQGRKRAHFGDDVLQFDAEHYLVVAIPTPFISATEASVEEPFMGLVIRVDRTTLADLMFAIDQTANEVPAMPKGMMTTRMDERLRGTVLRLLEALSCPLEARVLGPAIVREICFRVLMGEQGAAMRAALTSQGQFGRIAKALRRIHADCAADMDVGMLAAEASMSVPAFHVHFKSVTHCSPIQYLKSARLHQARLLMARSDMTAQAASAQVGYESPSQFSREFKRYFGRSPGEEAEAVRRMLAPQPAETARLP
- a CDS encoding porin family protein, which codes for MRLLIIAAAAFAIAGPSFAAPFEPGVYLGVSGGRASVSSQYADNSSDFSVGGAIGYQYTPNFGFDVYTRGLSLNPFRGMYTEAGYYPDRTFGIAVQGTVPLNERLSLFGRAGVGRTSMHATRSDMPDRDETDPMVGVGISYAFNRHWSIGADVSYLTKTEVSLYSFGARFNF